A single region of the Changchengzhania lutea genome encodes:
- a CDS encoding acetylxylan esterase produces the protein MKTSSRTKYFISLITLLFISTFAVNAQWAYSNKPVSVIVAPDHDDWNYKLGENVNFNITVLKFGNPVKHIEIAYKVMPEKMEPWQSETITLPEGKYTVKGGTMKTPGFLRCAVTAIVDGQTYTGTATAAFEANKIKPTTTMPKDFVEFWDNAKAEAAKIPMLPKMELVPELSDRDIDVYHVNIRNYRSNAKVYGVLSVPKKEGKYPAVLKVPGAGVWGHFMVQDEHVKQGVITFEIRIHGVPTISKEPNLHGDLWNGALWGYWNINLDNKDHYYYKRVYLGCVRSVDFISSLDKYDGENLAVYGGSQGGALSIVTAALDSRVKYLVSYYPALCDLTGYLHGRAGGWPHLFDKTNASLNNTPARIETSKYYDIVNFARILRTPGFYGWGYNDAVCPPTSMYSAYNVITAPKTLNIMPDEGHFSYQEQKDKAHEWLFEKLLSN, from the coding sequence ATGAAAACTTCTAGTCGAACTAAATATTTTATTTCGTTAATAACGCTTCTTTTCATAAGCACATTTGCAGTCAATGCGCAATGGGCATATTCAAATAAGCCTGTTTCTGTAATTGTAGCACCAGATCATGATGACTGGAATTATAAATTAGGGGAAAATGTAAACTTTAATATTACAGTTTTGAAGTTTGGCAATCCAGTTAAGCATATTGAAATTGCTTATAAGGTAATGCCCGAAAAAATGGAACCTTGGCAATCTGAAACTATTACGCTACCTGAAGGAAAATATACAGTCAAAGGCGGAACAATGAAAACACCAGGTTTTTTAAGGTGTGCTGTTACAGCAATAGTAGATGGACAAACATATACAGGTACAGCTACTGCTGCATTTGAAGCCAACAAGATCAAACCAACTACTACAATGCCCAAAGATTTTGTTGAGTTTTGGGATAATGCCAAAGCTGAAGCAGCAAAAATACCTATGCTTCCTAAAATGGAACTCGTGCCCGAATTAAGCGATAGAGATATTGATGTTTACCATGTAAATATCAGAAATTATCGTTCCAACGCTAAGGTTTATGGTGTTTTGAGTGTTCCAAAAAAAGAAGGGAAATATCCAGCAGTATTAAAAGTTCCTGGTGCTGGTGTTTGGGGACATTTTATGGTGCAGGATGAACATGTGAAGCAAGGCGTTATTACGTTTGAAATTCGTATTCACGGCGTTCCGACAATAAGTAAAGAACCAAATTTACATGGCGATTTATGGAATGGTGCACTTTGGGGTTATTGGAATATAAATCTAGATAACAAGGATCATTATTATTATAAACGTGTGTATTTAGGATGTGTAAGATCTGTTGATTTTATTAGTTCGTTAGATAAATATGACGGCGAAAATTTGGCGGTATATGGTGGAAGTCAAGGTGGTGCTTTATCAATTGTAACAGCAGCTTTAGATAGTAGAGTAAAATATTTAGTGAGTTATTATCCTGCATTGTGCGATTTAACAGGTTACCTTCATGGAAGAGCTGGCGGATGGCCTCATTTATTTGATAAAACAAATGCGTCACTAAACAATACGCCGGCCAGAATAGAAACTTCTAAATACTATGATATTGTAAATTTTGCTCGAATTTTAAGAACTCCAGGGTTTTACGGTTGGGGTTATAATGATGCTGTTTGTCCACCAACCTCAATGTATTCAGCATATAATGTAATAACTGCTCCAAAAACTTTGAACATCATGCCAGACGAAGGGCATTTTAGCTACCAAGAACAAAAGGATAAAGCGCATGAGTGGTTATTTGAAAAATTATTATCAAACTAA